From a region of the Pongo pygmaeus isolate AG05252 chromosome 5, NHGRI_mPonPyg2-v2.0_pri, whole genome shotgun sequence genome:
- the CCHCR1 gene encoding coiled-coil alpha-helical rod protein 1 isoform X15, which yields MWPHSTGARPWASTVTGKDPRVMAWWCLDGLPSGLAEPWRELWRWRSRPLHCVPPFSPLARSSRDHRNLRRRGNIDGWRQNLEPSNNVEMFPPSGSTGLIPPSHFQARPLLTLPRMAPTWLSDIPLVQPPGHQDVSERRLDTQRPQVTMWERDVSSNRQEPGWRGRSWELEGSQALSQQAEVIARQLQELRRLEEEVRLLRETSLQQKMRLEAQAMELEALARAEKAGRTEAEGLRAALAGAEVIRKNLEEGSQRELEEVQRLHQEQLSSLTQAHEEALSSLTSKAEGLEKSLSSLQTRRAGEAKELAEAQREAELLRKQLSKTQEDLEAQVTLVENLRKYVGEQVPSEVHSQTWELEQQKLLETMQHLQEDRDSLHATAELLQVRVQSLTHILTLQEEELARKVQPSDSLEPEFTRKCQFLLNRWREKVFALMVQLKAQELEHSDSVKQLKGQVASLQEQVTSQSQEQAILQRSLQDKAAEVEVERIGAKGLQLELSRAQEARHRWQQQTASAEEQLRLVVNAVSRTGLEGVVYTRHSKSFGNEGRHGGSVTCALFSSQIWLESTMAKVEEAAARLPSLNNRLSYAVRKVHTIRGLIARKLALAQLRQESCPLPPPVTDVSLELQQLREERNRLDAELQLSARLIQQEVGRAREQGEAERQQLSKVAQQLEQELQQTQESLASLGLQLEVARQGQQESTEEAVSLRQELTQQQELYGQALQEKVAEVETRLREQLSDTERRLNEARREHAKAVVSLRQIQRRAAQEKERSRELRHLQEEARKEEGQRLARRLQELERDKNLMLGPSLSCLMTCRA from the exons ATGTGGCCACATTCAACTGGGGCCAGGCCTTGGGCCAGCACTGTAACAGGGAAGGACCCAAGAGTCATGGCCTGGTGGTGTCTGGATGGGCTTCCCTCAGGCCTTGCTGAGCCATGGAGAGAACTCTGGAGATGGCGTTCAAGACCCCTGCACTGTGTACCTCCTTTCTCACCTCTGGCCAGGAGCAGCAGGGACCATAGAAACTTAAGGAGGAGG GGGAACATAGATGGCTGGAGACAGAATCTAGAGCCTTCAAATAATGTGGAGATGTTTCCACCTTCAG GTTCCACTGGGCTGATTCCCCCCTCCCACTTTCAAGCTCGGCCCCTTTTAACTCTGCCAAGAATGGCTCCCACCTGGCTCTCAGACATTCCCCTGGTCCAACCCCCAGGCCATCAAGATGTCTCAGAGAGGCGGCTAGACACCCAGAGACCTCAAGTGACCATGTGGGAACGGGATGTTTCCAGTAACAGGCAGGAGCCAGGGTGGAGAGGCAG GTCCTGGGAGCTGGAGGGGTCACAGGCCCTGAGCCAGCAGGCTGAAGTGATCGCTCGGCAGCTGCAAGAGCTGCGGCGGCTGGAGGAGGAGGTCCGGCTCCTGCGGGAGACCTCACTGCAGCAGAAGATGAGGCTAGAGGCCCAGGCCATGGAGCTAGAGGCTCTGGCACGGGCGGAGAAGGCCGGTCGAACTGAGGCTGAGGGCCTGCGTGCTGCTTTGGCTGGGGCTGAGGTTATCCGGAAAAACTTGGAAGAGGGGAGCCAGCGGGAGCTGGAAGAGGTTCAGAGGCTGCACCAAGAGCAG CTGTCCTCTTTGACACAGGCTCACGAGGAGGCTCTTTCCAGTTTGACCAGCAAGGCCGAGGGCTTGGAGAAGTCTCTGAGTAGTCTGCAAACCAGGAGAGCAGGGGAAGCCAAGGAGCTGGCCGAGGCTCAGAGGGAGGCCGAGCTGCTTCGGAAGCAGCTGAG CAAGACCCAGGAAGACTTGGAGGCTCAGGTGACCCTGGTTGAGAATCTAAGAAAATACGTCGGGGAACAAGTCCCTTCTGAGGTCCACAGCCAGACATGGGAACTGGAGCAACAGAAGCTTTTGGAAACCATGCAG CACTTGCAGGAGGACCGGGACAGCCTGCACGCCACCGCGGAGCTGCTGCAGGTGCGGGTGCAGAGCCTCACACACATCCTCACCCTGCAGGAGGAGGAGCTGGCCAGGAAG GTTCAACCTTCAGATTCCCTGGAGCCTGAGTTTACCAGGAAGTGCCAGTTCCTGCTGAACCGCTGGCGGGAGAAGGTGTTTGCCCTCATGGTGCAGCTAAAGGCCCAGGAGCTGGAACACAGTGACTCTGTTAAGCAGCTGAAGGGACAG gTGGCCTCACTCCAGGAACAAGTGACATCCCAGAGCCAGGAGCAGGCCATCCTGCAGCGATCCCTGCAGGACAAAGCCgcagaggtggaggtggagcGGATAGGTGCCAAG GGCCTGCAGTTGGAGCTGAGCCGTGCTCAGGAGGCCAGGCATCGGTGGCAGCAGCAGACAGCCTCAGCTGAGGAGCAGTTGAGGCTTGTGGTCAATGCTGTCAGCAG GACAGGATTAGAGGGAGTTGTCTATACAAGACACAGCAAGTCCTTTGGGAATGAGGGGAGGCATGGAGGATCAGTGACCTGTGCCCTCTTCAGCTCTCAGATCTGGCTCGAGAGCACCATGGCTAAGGTGGAAGAGGCTGCCGCCCGGCTTCCCAGCCTCAACAACCGACTCAGCTATGCTGTCCGCAAGGTCCACACCATTCGGG GCCTGATTGCTCGAAAGCTTGCCCTTGCTCAGCTGCGCCAGGAGAG CTGTCCCCTACCACCACCGGTCACAGACGTGAGCCTTGAGTTGCAGCAGCTGCGGGAAGAACGGAACCGCTTGGATGCAGAACTGCAGCTGAGTGCCCGCCTCATCCAGCAGGAGGTGGGCCGGGCTCGGGAGCAAG GGGAGGCAGAGCGGCAGCAGCTGAGCAAGGTGGCCCAGCAGCTGGAGCAGGAGCTGCAGCAGACCCAGGAGTCCCTGGCTAGCTTGGGGCTGCAGCTGGAGGTGGCACGCCAGGGCCAGCAGGAGAGCACAGAGGAGGCTGTCAGTCTGCGGCAGGAGCTGACCCAGCAGCAGGAACTCTATGGGCAAG CCCTGCAAGAGAAGGTGGCTGAAGTGGAAACTCGGCTGCGGGAGCAACTCTCAGACACAGAGAGGAGGCTGAACGAGGCTCGGAGGGAGCATGCCAAGGCCG TGGTCTCCTTGCGCCAGATCCAGCGCAGAGCCGCCCAGGAAAAGGAGCGGAGCCGGGAACTCAGGCATCTGCAGGAGGAGGCCCGGAAGGAGGAGGGGCAGCGACTGGCCCGGCGCTTGCAGGAGCTAGAGAGGGATAAGAACCTCATGCTG GGTCCCTCTCTGTCCTGCTTGATGACCTGCAGGGCCTGA
- the CCHCR1 gene encoding coiled-coil alpha-helical rod protein 1 isoform X28 — translation MFPPSGSTGLIPPSHFQARPLLTLPRMAPTWLSDIPLVQPPGHQDVSERRLDTQRPQVTMWERDVSSNRQEPGWRGRSWELEGSQALSQQAEVIARQLQELRRLEEEVRLLRETSLQQKMRLEAQAMELEALARAEKAGRTEAEGLRAALAGAEVIRKNLEEGSQRELEEVQRLHQEQLSSLTQAHEEALSSLTSKAEGLEKSLSSLQTRRAGEAKELAEAQREAELLRKQLSKTQEDLEAQVTLVENLRKYVGEQVPSEVHSQTWELEQQKLLETMQHLQEDRDSLHATAELLQVRVQSLTHILTLQEEELARKVQPSDSLEPEFTRKCQFLLNRWREKVFALMVQLKAQELEHSDSVKQLKGQVASLQEQVTSQSQEQAILQRSLQDKAAEVEVERIGAKGLQLELSRAQEARHRWQQQTASAEEQLRLVVNAVSSSQIWLESTMAKVEEAAARLPSLNNRLSYAVRKVHTIRGLIARKLALAQLRQESCPLPPPVTDVSLELQQLREERNRLDAELQLSARLIQQEVGRAREQGEAERQQLSKVAQQLEQELQQTQESLASLGLQLEVARQGQQESTEEAVSLRQELTQQQELYGQALQEKVAEVETRLREQLSDTERRLNEARREHAKAVVSLRQIQRRAAQEKERSRELRHLQEEARKEEGQRLARRLQELERDKNLMLVGDRRADRETLGPILGWFLG, via the exons ATGTTTCCACCTTCAG GTTCCACTGGGCTGATTCCCCCCTCCCACTTTCAAGCTCGGCCCCTTTTAACTCTGCCAAGAATGGCTCCCACCTGGCTCTCAGACATTCCCCTGGTCCAACCCCCAGGCCATCAAGATGTCTCAGAGAGGCGGCTAGACACCCAGAGACCTCAAGTGACCATGTGGGAACGGGATGTTTCCAGTAACAGGCAGGAGCCAGGGTGGAGAGGCAG GTCCTGGGAGCTGGAGGGGTCACAGGCCCTGAGCCAGCAGGCTGAAGTGATCGCTCGGCAGCTGCAAGAGCTGCGGCGGCTGGAGGAGGAGGTCCGGCTCCTGCGGGAGACCTCACTGCAGCAGAAGATGAGGCTAGAGGCCCAGGCCATGGAGCTAGAGGCTCTGGCACGGGCGGAGAAGGCCGGTCGAACTGAGGCTGAGGGCCTGCGTGCTGCTTTGGCTGGGGCTGAGGTTATCCGGAAAAACTTGGAAGAGGGGAGCCAGCGGGAGCTGGAAGAGGTTCAGAGGCTGCACCAAGAGCAG CTGTCCTCTTTGACACAGGCTCACGAGGAGGCTCTTTCCAGTTTGACCAGCAAGGCCGAGGGCTTGGAGAAGTCTCTGAGTAGTCTGCAAACCAGGAGAGCAGGGGAAGCCAAGGAGCTGGCCGAGGCTCAGAGGGAGGCCGAGCTGCTTCGGAAGCAGCTGAG CAAGACCCAGGAAGACTTGGAGGCTCAGGTGACCCTGGTTGAGAATCTAAGAAAATACGTCGGGGAACAAGTCCCTTCTGAGGTCCACAGCCAGACATGGGAACTGGAGCAACAGAAGCTTTTGGAAACCATGCAG CACTTGCAGGAGGACCGGGACAGCCTGCACGCCACCGCGGAGCTGCTGCAGGTGCGGGTGCAGAGCCTCACACACATCCTCACCCTGCAGGAGGAGGAGCTGGCCAGGAAG GTTCAACCTTCAGATTCCCTGGAGCCTGAGTTTACCAGGAAGTGCCAGTTCCTGCTGAACCGCTGGCGGGAGAAGGTGTTTGCCCTCATGGTGCAGCTAAAGGCCCAGGAGCTGGAACACAGTGACTCTGTTAAGCAGCTGAAGGGACAG gTGGCCTCACTCCAGGAACAAGTGACATCCCAGAGCCAGGAGCAGGCCATCCTGCAGCGATCCCTGCAGGACAAAGCCgcagaggtggaggtggagcGGATAGGTGCCAAG GGCCTGCAGTTGGAGCTGAGCCGTGCTCAGGAGGCCAGGCATCGGTGGCAGCAGCAGACAGCCTCAGCTGAGGAGCAGTTGAGGCTTGTGGTCAATGCTGTCAGCAG CTCTCAGATCTGGCTCGAGAGCACCATGGCTAAGGTGGAAGAGGCTGCCGCCCGGCTTCCCAGCCTCAACAACCGACTCAGCTATGCTGTCCGCAAGGTCCACACCATTCGGG GCCTGATTGCTCGAAAGCTTGCCCTTGCTCAGCTGCGCCAGGAGAG CTGTCCCCTACCACCACCGGTCACAGACGTGAGCCTTGAGTTGCAGCAGCTGCGGGAAGAACGGAACCGCTTGGATGCAGAACTGCAGCTGAGTGCCCGCCTCATCCAGCAGGAGGTGGGCCGGGCTCGGGAGCAAG GGGAGGCAGAGCGGCAGCAGCTGAGCAAGGTGGCCCAGCAGCTGGAGCAGGAGCTGCAGCAGACCCAGGAGTCCCTGGCTAGCTTGGGGCTGCAGCTGGAGGTGGCACGCCAGGGCCAGCAGGAGAGCACAGAGGAGGCTGTCAGTCTGCGGCAGGAGCTGACCCAGCAGCAGGAACTCTATGGGCAAG CCCTGCAAGAGAAGGTGGCTGAAGTGGAAACTCGGCTGCGGGAGCAACTCTCAGACACAGAGAGGAGGCTGAACGAGGCTCGGAGGGAGCATGCCAAGGCCG TGGTCTCCTTGCGCCAGATCCAGCGCAGAGCCGCCCAGGAAAAGGAGCGGAGCCGGGAACTCAGGCATCTGCAGGAGGAGGCCCGGAAGGAGGAGGGGCAGCGACTGGCCCGGCGCTTGCAGGAGCTAGAGAGGGATAAGAACCTCATGCTGGTAGGAGACAGGAGGGCAGACAGGGAGACACTAGGGCCCATCCTGGGCTGGTTCCTGGGCTAG
- the CCHCR1 gene encoding coiled-coil alpha-helical rod protein 1 isoform X22, which yields MWPHSTGARPWASTVTGKDPRVMAWWCLDGLPSGLAEPWRELWRWRSRPLHCVPPFSPLARSSRDHRNLRRRGNIDGWRQNLEPSNNVEMFPPSGSTGLIPPSHFQARPLLTLPRMAPTWLSDIPLVQPPGHQDVSERRLDTQRPQVTMWERDVSSNRQEPGWRGRSWELEGSQALSQQAEVIARQLQELRRLEEEVRLLRETSLQQKMRLEAQAMELEALARAEKAGRTEAEGLRAALAGAEVIRKNLEEGSQRELEEVQRLHQEQLSSLTQAHEEALSSLTSKAEGLEKSLSSLQTRRAGEAKELAEAQREAELLRKQLSKTQEDLEAQVTLVENLRKYVGEQVPSEVHSQTWELEQQKLLETMQHLQEDRDSLHATAELLQVRVQSLTHILTLQEEELARKVQPSDSLEPEFTRKCQFLLNRWREKVFALMVQLKAQELEHSDSVKQLKGQVASLQEQVTSQSQEQAILQRSLQDKAAEVEVERIGAKGLQLELSRAQEARHRWQQQTASAEEQLRLVVNAVSRTGLEGVVYTRHSKSFGNEGRHGGSVTCALFSSQIWLESTMAKVEEAAARLPSLNNRLSYAVRKVHTIRGLIARKLALAQLRQESCPLPPPVTDVSLELQQLREERNRLDAELQLSARLIQQEVGRAREQGEAERQQLSKVAQQLEQELQQTQESLASLGLQLEVARQGQQESTEEAVSLRQELTQQQELYGQALQEKVAEVETRLREQLSDTERRLNEARREHAKAGEPCQGG from the exons ATGTGGCCACATTCAACTGGGGCCAGGCCTTGGGCCAGCACTGTAACAGGGAAGGACCCAAGAGTCATGGCCTGGTGGTGTCTGGATGGGCTTCCCTCAGGCCTTGCTGAGCCATGGAGAGAACTCTGGAGATGGCGTTCAAGACCCCTGCACTGTGTACCTCCTTTCTCACCTCTGGCCAGGAGCAGCAGGGACCATAGAAACTTAAGGAGGAGG GGGAACATAGATGGCTGGAGACAGAATCTAGAGCCTTCAAATAATGTGGAGATGTTTCCACCTTCAG GTTCCACTGGGCTGATTCCCCCCTCCCACTTTCAAGCTCGGCCCCTTTTAACTCTGCCAAGAATGGCTCCCACCTGGCTCTCAGACATTCCCCTGGTCCAACCCCCAGGCCATCAAGATGTCTCAGAGAGGCGGCTAGACACCCAGAGACCTCAAGTGACCATGTGGGAACGGGATGTTTCCAGTAACAGGCAGGAGCCAGGGTGGAGAGGCAG GTCCTGGGAGCTGGAGGGGTCACAGGCCCTGAGCCAGCAGGCTGAAGTGATCGCTCGGCAGCTGCAAGAGCTGCGGCGGCTGGAGGAGGAGGTCCGGCTCCTGCGGGAGACCTCACTGCAGCAGAAGATGAGGCTAGAGGCCCAGGCCATGGAGCTAGAGGCTCTGGCACGGGCGGAGAAGGCCGGTCGAACTGAGGCTGAGGGCCTGCGTGCTGCTTTGGCTGGGGCTGAGGTTATCCGGAAAAACTTGGAAGAGGGGAGCCAGCGGGAGCTGGAAGAGGTTCAGAGGCTGCACCAAGAGCAG CTGTCCTCTTTGACACAGGCTCACGAGGAGGCTCTTTCCAGTTTGACCAGCAAGGCCGAGGGCTTGGAGAAGTCTCTGAGTAGTCTGCAAACCAGGAGAGCAGGGGAAGCCAAGGAGCTGGCCGAGGCTCAGAGGGAGGCCGAGCTGCTTCGGAAGCAGCTGAG CAAGACCCAGGAAGACTTGGAGGCTCAGGTGACCCTGGTTGAGAATCTAAGAAAATACGTCGGGGAACAAGTCCCTTCTGAGGTCCACAGCCAGACATGGGAACTGGAGCAACAGAAGCTTTTGGAAACCATGCAG CACTTGCAGGAGGACCGGGACAGCCTGCACGCCACCGCGGAGCTGCTGCAGGTGCGGGTGCAGAGCCTCACACACATCCTCACCCTGCAGGAGGAGGAGCTGGCCAGGAAG GTTCAACCTTCAGATTCCCTGGAGCCTGAGTTTACCAGGAAGTGCCAGTTCCTGCTGAACCGCTGGCGGGAGAAGGTGTTTGCCCTCATGGTGCAGCTAAAGGCCCAGGAGCTGGAACACAGTGACTCTGTTAAGCAGCTGAAGGGACAG gTGGCCTCACTCCAGGAACAAGTGACATCCCAGAGCCAGGAGCAGGCCATCCTGCAGCGATCCCTGCAGGACAAAGCCgcagaggtggaggtggagcGGATAGGTGCCAAG GGCCTGCAGTTGGAGCTGAGCCGTGCTCAGGAGGCCAGGCATCGGTGGCAGCAGCAGACAGCCTCAGCTGAGGAGCAGTTGAGGCTTGTGGTCAATGCTGTCAGCAG GACAGGATTAGAGGGAGTTGTCTATACAAGACACAGCAAGTCCTTTGGGAATGAGGGGAGGCATGGAGGATCAGTGACCTGTGCCCTCTTCAGCTCTCAGATCTGGCTCGAGAGCACCATGGCTAAGGTGGAAGAGGCTGCCGCCCGGCTTCCCAGCCTCAACAACCGACTCAGCTATGCTGTCCGCAAGGTCCACACCATTCGGG GCCTGATTGCTCGAAAGCTTGCCCTTGCTCAGCTGCGCCAGGAGAG CTGTCCCCTACCACCACCGGTCACAGACGTGAGCCTTGAGTTGCAGCAGCTGCGGGAAGAACGGAACCGCTTGGATGCAGAACTGCAGCTGAGTGCCCGCCTCATCCAGCAGGAGGTGGGCCGGGCTCGGGAGCAAG GGGAGGCAGAGCGGCAGCAGCTGAGCAAGGTGGCCCAGCAGCTGGAGCAGGAGCTGCAGCAGACCCAGGAGTCCCTGGCTAGCTTGGGGCTGCAGCTGGAGGTGGCACGCCAGGGCCAGCAGGAGAGCACAGAGGAGGCTGTCAGTCTGCGGCAGGAGCTGACCCAGCAGCAGGAACTCTATGGGCAAG CCCTGCAAGAGAAGGTGGCTGAAGTGGAAACTCGGCTGCGGGAGCAACTCTCAGACACAGAGAGGAGGCTGAACGAGGCTCGGAGGGAGCATGCCAAGGCCGGTGAGCCTTGCCAGGGTGGATAG